Below is a window of Terriglobus sp. RCC_193 DNA.
GGAGCGCGGTTCGCACGTCCGCATCGTCGCCGTTGCCGTCGCCAATGAAGACGCCACCATCGCCTGCCAGCCCTGTGGCGCCTGCCGTCAAACCATCGCAGAATTCGCAGCGCCCACATGCCGTATCTTTTTCCCCGCAGAACACGGCGAGCCCGGTGAATGCACCCTCGCCGACCTCCTTCCTGCATCCTTCAACGCACAAAGCCTGCAACAGGCAGCATCCAAATCATCATGAGCATTCATCCCATCGACGTCATCCTGCACAAACGCGACGGCCACGAACTCTCCGAAGCTGAAATCCGCAGCTTCATCGCCGGTGTCGTCGATGAAGCCATCACACCCGCGCGCATCGCATCGTTGCTCATGGCCATCTTTCAGAAAGGCCTCAGCTCGCGCGAACTCGCCACGCTAACCGATGCCATGCGCCGCAGCGGCGAAGTCTTCGACTCTGCCTTCCTCAACAAGTTCACGGTAGACAAGCACTCCACCGGCGGCGTCGGCGACAAGAGTTCCTTACTCATCGCACCCATCGTCGCTGCAGCAGGCCTCGCTGACCCCATGATCAGCGGCCGTTCGCTTGGACACACCGGCGG
It encodes the following:
- a CDS encoding cytidine deaminase, with the translated sequence MSLENKSANLDESRIRSLREQAAHAAKHAYAPYSHFHVGAALLLEDGHVITGCNVENASYRLTTCAEQAAIARAVVERGSHVRIVAVAVANEDATIACQPCGACRQTIAEFAAPTCRIFFPAEHGEPGECTLADLLPASFNAQSLQQAASKSS